The Syntrophaceae bacterium genomic sequence GGACGCCCTTATGGAGAACGCCCTCAGGAACACGATGCTGTTCTTCGGAGACGTCCGGACGGCGGAGGAAGTCGAGGCCTTGCTGAGCGCCCGCGGTTCCCTGTCCTGAGGAGGCCCGTTGCCCATGACTGCAAAGGAAATTCAGGCGCTGATCGAACGGTACATTGCGGCCTACAACGCCCTTGACGTGGAAGGCATGCTGGCCCTGATGCATCCGGACGTGCTGTTCAGAAACGTGGCCGGCGGGACGGTCACCGCCGAGGCGGATGGAATCGGGGCGCTCCGCGCCCTGGCGGTCCAATCGAAAGGTCTGTTTGCCTCCCGCCGCCAGGAGATCGCGAGCCTGTCGATCGAGGGCGACCGGGCGTCGGCGAGCATCGATTTCAAGGGCGTCTTGGCCGCGGACGTGCCGGGCGGTCCGAAGGCCGGCGAAACGCTTTGCCTCTGCGGACGGTCCGAGTTCGAGTTCCGGGACGGCCTGTTCTATCGGATCACCGACATCAGTTGAGATTCGGAAAAGGGAAGACCCCTGTCATGAACGCGGATGGATCGCCGGCCGGCCAGCCGTTTTTCTGCTCTTGGAGCGGGGGGAAAGACTCGTGCCTGGCCCTTTACCACGCCGTCCGGAGCGGTGGGAAGCCGGAGGCCCTCTTGACCATGCTGTCGGAGGACGGCATGTCGTCCCGTTCCCACGCCCTCCCCCGGCCGCTCCTGGAGGAGCAGGCAAGGAGCTTGGGGATGCGGCCCGTTTTCCGCTCCGCCTCGTGGGAGGACTACGAGGAGGAGTTCGTCTCGGCCCTCCGCGAACTTCGGCGGGAGGGGATCGAGGCGGGGGTCTTCGGGGATATCGACCTGGACCCGCACCGCGAGTGGGTTCGGCGAGTTTGTGCCCAGGCGGGAATTACGCCGGTTCACCCCCTCTGGAGGCGGGGCCGCCGGAAGCTCCTGGAAGAGTTCGTCGCTCTGGGATTTGCGGCGGCGATTGTCGTCGTCAATGAGGAGAAACTGGACGGGCGATTCCTGGGCCGGACCATCGACGCCGGGACCATTGCCGAGATGGAGGCGGCCGGCATCGATCCATCGGGAGAACGGGGCGAATACCACACCGTCGTCACGAACGGCCCCCTCTTTGCCTCGGAAGTCCGGATCAGGCAGGACGGCCGCCGCCGCCACGAGGGGTACGCCTTCCTGAACGTGCGGCTGTGATTTTTTAACGGGAAGAGATGCCGGGCAGGTTGGAATCGGGCCGGCGGGGGGGATGATGATCCTCCGAGGGCGACGAGAGGAATGGCTTCCGAACAATCCGGACCCTTCGGGGTGATCTTTCGGACGCTCAAGTCCCGGAATTACCGACTGTTCTTCACGGGCCAGGGGATTTCCCTGATCGGCACCTGGATGCAGCAGGTCGCGCTGAGCTGGCTGGTCTACCGCCTGACCGATTCGGTCTTCCTGCTGGGGGTGGTCGGCTTTGCGGGCCAGTTCCCCACGTTTGTCGTCTCTCCGTTCGCGGGGGTCCTCTCGGACCGCTGGAACCGCCACCGGACCCTGGTCCTGACCCAGACGCTGTCGATGGTGCAGGCCCTGACGCTGGCGGTTCTCGTTCTGACGGGAGCCATCGCGGTCTGGCACATCATCCTGCTGAGCCTTTTCCTGGGCTGCGTCAACGCCCTCGACATCCCGACACGGCAGTCTTTCGTCATCCACATGATCGACGACAAGAAGGACCTAGGCAACGCCATCGCCCTGAACTCCGCCATGTTCAACGGGGCAAGGTTTCTCGGACCCTCCGTGGCGGGCATCCTCATCGCCCTGGTGGGAGAAGGGGTCTGCTTTCTCCTGAACGGCCTGAGCTATATCGCCGTCATCGCGGCGCTTCTTGCCATGAGGATGTCCCCGGCGGCCCCGGTGAAAAAGAGCACCAATATGCTTCAGGAACTGGCGGAGGGGTTCCGGTACGCCTACGAATTCAAACCGATCCGGTTCATCCTCCTGCTTCTGGCCCTGACGAGCTTCATGGGGGTTCCCTATGCGGTTCTGATGCCCGCTTTTGCCCGGGACATCCTGCACGGAGGTCCCCATACCCTGGGCTTCCTGATGTCGGCAGCGGGCGTGGGGGCATTCGCGGGCGCCCTCTACCTGGCGTCCAGAACATCGGTTTTCGGGCTGGGCCGGATCATTCCGCTGTCGGCGGGCATCTTCGGCGTGGGCCTGATCGCCTTCGCCTTTTCCCGCACCCTCTGGATTTCTCTTTTCCTGATGCTCATCGTCGGCATCGGCATCATGATCCATGTGGCATCCTGCAACACGATGCTGCAGACCCTCGTGGAGGACAGCAAGCGCGGGCGGGTGATGAGCTTCTTCGCCGTCGCGTTCCTGGGGATGGCGCCGTTGGGCAGCCTGATGGCGGGTTCCGTGGCCGAAGCGATCGGCATCACCGCCACCATGGCGATCGGAGGGGTCTTCTGCATCGCCGGCGCCGTTTTCTTTGCCGGCAAGCTTCCCCTGCTACGGTCCATCGTCCGACCGATTTACAAAGAGAAGGGCATTGCCGAGCCTTCTTGAGGCTGCGTCAGTGGGTATCCGAAAAATGAGCATCTGGAATCGATTGATGATGATGTGCCTGGTCTCGCTGCCCTGCATCGGCTGCGACCAGGCGACGAAGCAGGCCGCCCTCTGGATTCTCCCGGAGACGGGAACGCTGTCCTTTCTCGGCGACATGGTCCGCGTACAGCTCGTTCAGAATCCGGGCGGGTTTCTGAGCCTGGGGGCCTCCCTCCCGGAGCCCTGGCGGCTGGGCCTTTTTCTGGTCGGGGTCGGAGGGCTACTCCTCGCAATCCTGGTCTTTGCGCTTTGGTCCAAAGACGTGCGCCCGTTCGAACTGCTGGCCGTTTCGCTGTTTTTTGCCGGCGGCGCCGGCAACCTCCTGGACCGCGTCCTGTACGGCGGCTCCGTGGTGGACTTCGTTCGTATCGGAGCCGGTTCGCTTCACACGGGCTTCTTCAATTTCGCCGACGTTGCCATCACCGCCGGGGCGCTGGTCTGGATTGCCGGGATGATGCTGAATCGGCACCGGGAGGGCTGAACCCGCGGCCCGGTCGACGGGCTGGCGGTTTCCCGGCACTTTTGATACAAGTCCTGCGGCGGCGGCCGCAAAGCCTTTGCCGCGGCCGCCGCGATCCCGATATGGCGGAGGACCCATGAGTCACGCGTATGTACACGGTTACGATCCGCTGGAAAACATCCGGCTTCAGGACCAGGCGTCCACGCTGGTCCATCTGCTCCATTCCGACACCGCCTACCCGGCGGGGAGCCGCGTGCTGGA encodes the following:
- a CDS encoding nuclear transport factor 2 family protein translates to MTAKEIQALIERYIAAYNALDVEGMLALMHPDVLFRNVAGGTVTAEADGIGALRALAVQSKGLFASRRQEIASLSIEGDRASASIDFKGVLAADVPGGPKAGETLCLCGRSEFEFRDGLFYRITDIS
- a CDS encoding diphthine--ammonia ligase; translated protein: MNADGSPAGQPFFCSWSGGKDSCLALYHAVRSGGKPEALLTMLSEDGMSSRSHALPRPLLEEQARSLGMRPVFRSASWEDYEEEFVSALRELRREGIEAGVFGDIDLDPHREWVRRVCAQAGITPVHPLWRRGRRKLLEEFVALGFAAAIVVVNEEKLDGRFLGRTIDAGTIAEMEAAGIDPSGERGEYHTVVTNGPLFASEVRIRQDGRRRHEGYAFLNVRL
- a CDS encoding MFS transporter — translated: MASEQSGPFGVIFRTLKSRNYRLFFTGQGISLIGTWMQQVALSWLVYRLTDSVFLLGVVGFAGQFPTFVVSPFAGVLSDRWNRHRTLVLTQTLSMVQALTLAVLVLTGAIAVWHIILLSLFLGCVNALDIPTRQSFVIHMIDDKKDLGNAIALNSAMFNGARFLGPSVAGILIALVGEGVCFLLNGLSYIAVIAALLAMRMSPAAPVKKSTNMLQELAEGFRYAYEFKPIRFILLLLALTSFMGVPYAVLMPAFARDILHGGPHTLGFLMSAAGVGAFAGALYLASRTSVFGLGRIIPLSAGIFGVGLIAFAFSRTLWISLFLMLIVGIGIMIHVASCNTMLQTLVEDSKRGRVMSFFAVAFLGMAPLGSLMAGSVAEAIGITATMAIGGVFCIAGAVFFAGKLPLLRSIVRPIYKEKGIAEPS
- a CDS encoding signal peptidase II, which codes for MSIWNRLMMMCLVSLPCIGCDQATKQAALWILPETGTLSFLGDMVRVQLVQNPGGFLSLGASLPEPWRLGLFLVGVGGLLLAILVFALWSKDVRPFELLAVSLFFAGGAGNLLDRVLYGGSVVDFVRIGAGSLHTGFFNFADVAITAGALVWIAGMMLNRHREG